A region from the Benincasa hispida cultivar B227 chromosome 12, ASM972705v1, whole genome shotgun sequence genome encodes:
- the LOC120068356 gene encoding pEARLI1-like lipid transfer protein 1, with protein MASKATVSLSFLLALNLLFFSFISAQNDRKCPIDALKLGVCAKLLGGVVDVQIGKTSCCPLIQGLADLDAAVCLCTSLRANVLGVRLNIPVDLSLILNGCNRNIAKGFEC; from the coding sequence ATGGCTTCCAAAGCTACCGTCTCTCTCTCATTTCTCCTCGCTCtcaatctccttttcttctccttcatctccGCTCAAAATGACCGAAAGTGCCCAATAGATGCTCTTAAGCTCGGTGTTTGTGCGAAATTGCTCGGCGGTGTCGTCGATGTTCAGATCGGCAAGACTTCTTGCTGCCCTCTGATCCAAGGGCTTGCTGATCTTGATGCTGCTGTGTGCTTATGCACTTCTCTTAGAGCCAATGTGTTGGGAGTGAGACTCAACATCCCCGTCGACCTCTCCCTGATTCTCAATGGCTGCAATAGGAATATTGCAAAGGGCTTCGAATGCTAA